In Lepidochelys kempii isolate rLepKem1 chromosome 10, rLepKem1.hap2, whole genome shotgun sequence, a single window of DNA contains:
- the RMI2 gene encoding recQ-mediated genome instability protein 2 isoform X2, producing MAGEPRSPPVKVLAAQLKRCRRAAGGPWLLGREEAGQGPLAVPVVWMQGTVLAVEAGGARGGSARLQDESGPFTVLGVERVPKGRPCLSAGRNAETKFLDTLNDCFLEQLVHEPTKGVATLHLLLSGAQDLVREESM from the exons ATGGCCGGGGAGCCGCGCAGCCCGCCGGTGAAGGTGCTGGCCGCCCAGCTGAAGCGGTGCCGGCGGGCCGCGGGCGGGCCGTGGCTGCTGGGACGGGAGGAGGCCGGGCAGGGCCCGCTGGCGGTGCCGGTGGTGTGGATGCAGGGCACGGTGCTGGCGGTGGAGGCCGGGGGCGCCCGGGGCGGCTCGGCCCGGCTGCAGGACGAGAGCGGCCCCTTCACGGTGCTGGGGGTGGAGCGGGTCCCCAAAGGGCGGCCGTGCCTCAGCGCAG gaagaaatgcagagacaaaatttcttgatactttaaatgactgcttcttggagcagctggtacacgAACCCACAAAGGGAGTGGCAACTCTCCATCTactcctgagtggagcgcaggatctggtccgagag